One segment of Acaryochloris thomasi RCC1774 DNA contains the following:
- a CDS encoding M3 family metallopeptidase, producing MTTAPASTTNPLLICQGLPPFDQIEPQHVVPAMTQLLQELEQELSALESQVQPTWAGLVEPLEQLEERLSWSWGIVGHLMGVQNSPELREAYEAVQPQLVTFVNQLSQSQPLYEGYKAIRASEAWSTLESAQQRVIERAIQDAELSGVGLTGEKKERFNAIQLELAELSTQFSNHVLDATKAFNLMLTEPAEVEGLPKSLLSLAAQSARAAGKEDATPESGPWQITLDAPSFGPFLQHSRRRDLREQVYRAYISRASSGELDNRDIIERILALRQEESQMLGYETYAEVSLASKMAPSVAEVEALLEQLRQSSYDAALDELQTLQAFAKQQDPDVPELKHWDTGFWSERQREAKYELTDEQLRPYFPLPQVLEGLFGLVNRLFGVTVTAADGEAPVWHPDVRYFQVAKAGEAMAEGRSETIAHFYLDPYSRPAEKRGGAWMDDCLGRVKRGGTTQLPVAYLTCNQTPPVDGSPSLMTFREVETLFHEFGHGLQHMLTQVDYAGAAGINNVEWDAVELPSQFMENWCYDRSTLMGMARHYETGEPLPEEYFQRLVAARTYMSGSMTLRQVHFSSVDLALHSRYQPGTGSSAHELRSQIAENTTVLAPLPEDSFLCAFGHIFAGGYAAGYYSYKWAEVLSADAFAAFEEAGLEDGDAIATTGQRFRDTILALGGSQHPMEIFKAFRGREPSSEALLRHSGLQAA from the coding sequence ATGACTACTGCTCCTGCTTCCACGACCAATCCCCTGCTGATCTGTCAGGGATTGCCCCCCTTCGATCAGATTGAGCCGCAGCATGTCGTACCGGCGATGACGCAGCTCTTGCAGGAGCTAGAACAAGAACTCTCAGCCTTAGAATCTCAAGTGCAGCCAACTTGGGCGGGGTTAGTGGAGCCACTAGAACAGCTTGAAGAGCGCCTCAGCTGGAGTTGGGGCATTGTCGGGCATCTCATGGGGGTGCAGAACAGCCCTGAATTACGCGAGGCTTACGAAGCGGTGCAGCCACAGTTGGTCACGTTCGTTAATCAGCTCAGCCAGAGTCAGCCGCTCTATGAGGGCTACAAAGCAATTCGAGCCTCTGAAGCCTGGTCAACGCTAGAAAGTGCCCAGCAGCGAGTGATTGAACGAGCCATTCAAGATGCAGAATTATCAGGTGTCGGGCTGACGGGAGAGAAGAAAGAGCGATTCAATGCCATTCAGCTTGAGTTAGCGGAGCTATCTACGCAGTTTTCAAATCATGTTTTAGATGCAACAAAGGCGTTCAATTTAATGCTGACGGAGCCAGCAGAGGTGGAGGGACTCCCCAAGAGCTTGCTGAGCTTGGCAGCTCAAAGCGCTCGTGCGGCGGGGAAAGAAGATGCAACACCCGAATCAGGTCCTTGGCAGATCACTTTAGATGCCCCTAGCTTTGGGCCTTTTTTGCAGCACAGCCGACGGCGTGATTTGCGGGAGCAGGTTTACCGAGCCTATATTTCCCGCGCCTCTAGTGGTGAACTCGACAATCGAGACATCATCGAACGAATCTTAGCGCTCCGGCAAGAAGAGTCACAGATGCTGGGCTATGAGACCTACGCAGAGGTCAGTTTGGCCAGTAAGATGGCGCCTTCGGTGGCTGAGGTTGAGGCGCTGTTAGAGCAATTACGTCAGTCTAGCTATGATGCCGCCCTTGATGAACTCCAAACGCTGCAGGCCTTTGCGAAGCAGCAGGATCCTGACGTACCTGAGCTGAAGCATTGGGATACAGGTTTTTGGTCTGAGCGCCAGCGAGAGGCGAAGTATGAGTTAACCGATGAGCAGCTGCGGCCCTATTTCCCTTTGCCTCAGGTTTTGGAGGGACTCTTTGGCTTAGTGAATCGTCTGTTTGGGGTTACGGTCACCGCTGCCGATGGTGAAGCACCCGTTTGGCACCCTGATGTGCGCTACTTTCAGGTGGCGAAGGCGGGTGAGGCGATGGCCGAAGGCCGGTCGGAGACCATTGCACACTTCTACCTCGACCCCTACAGCCGCCCTGCGGAAAAGCGAGGCGGTGCCTGGATGGATGATTGCTTGGGCCGAGTCAAGCGCGGCGGAACAACGCAACTCCCGGTGGCCTATTTGACCTGCAACCAAACGCCCCCAGTGGACGGTAGCCCCAGCTTGATGACGTTCCGAGAGGTGGAAACCCTGTTCCATGAGTTTGGTCATGGTTTACAGCACATGCTCACCCAGGTGGATTATGCGGGGGCGGCAGGCATTAACAACGTTGAGTGGGATGCGGTTGAATTACCCAGTCAGTTCATGGAGAACTGGTGCTATGACCGCAGTACGCTGATGGGGATGGCTCGCCACTACGAAACGGGTGAACCTTTACCAGAGGAGTATTTTCAGCGTCTTGTTGCGGCTCGCACCTATATGAGTGGTTCAATGACGCTGCGTCAGGTTCACTTTAGCTCAGTGGATCTTGCACTTCACTCTCGCTATCAGCCAGGAACTGGATCGAGCGCCCATGAACTTCGCAGCCAGATTGCAGAAAATACGACGGTACTTGCTCCGTTGCCCGAAGATTCATTCCTCTGTGCTTTTGGGCATATTTTTGCCGGAGGCTATGCAGCGGGTTACTACAGCTACAAGTGGGCTGAGGTGCTGAGTGCTGATGCTTTTGCGGCGTTTGAAGAGGCGGGGCTGGAAGATGGAGATGCGATCGCAACCACCGGCCAACGCTTCCGAGACACCATCTTAGCCCTTGGCGGCAGCCAACACCCCATGGAAATCTTCAAAGCATTCCGGGGCCGTGAACCCAGCTCTGAGGCATTGCTACGTCATAGCGGATTGCAGGCAGCGTAG
- a CDS encoding pentapeptide repeat-containing protein: MPEENLLALAQTGDLDAIKQLLNQTLQPHANQVHDICIRKDCLQISIESTNIPNQSTLVPLIQQTISQLQVSQIHALEVYGHTVGDELPHWMQQLDCLASADTTVAATITQTPSTEVSHPETNLPSSPPQSAPIAPSTTANTTAADGPSTPQSQAHNTIHYSPAVEKMVQAYGSGSRDFQQSNFNETDLQGINLTLANLQESQLVWANLSNASLGHANLTHAQLRHANLSNANLQGAKLQGANFIGANLTGANLSWAELRGANFTDADLTDANLLNANLERVTMPDGTYLD, encoded by the coding sequence ATGCCGGAAGAAAATCTGCTCGCCCTTGCCCAGACTGGGGATCTCGATGCCATCAAGCAGCTACTAAATCAGACCCTTCAACCCCATGCAAACCAGGTTCATGACATTTGCATCCGCAAAGACTGCCTACAAATCAGTATTGAATCTACCAACATTCCAAATCAATCGACCCTGGTTCCTTTGATACAGCAAACTATCAGTCAGCTGCAGGTTAGCCAGATCCACGCCCTCGAAGTCTATGGGCATACGGTCGGTGACGAACTTCCCCACTGGATGCAGCAGCTCGATTGTCTAGCATCGGCAGACACAACGGTTGCAGCAACCATCACTCAAACACCGTCTACAGAAGTAAGCCACCCGGAGACGAACCTCCCAAGCTCTCCCCCGCAGTCTGCTCCAATAGCACCTAGCACAACTGCAAATACGACAGCAGCAGACGGGCCATCCACGCCTCAAAGTCAAGCTCATAACACCATCCACTACAGCCCCGCAGTCGAAAAGATGGTTCAGGCCTATGGCTCCGGGAGTCGCGACTTCCAACAGTCCAACTTCAATGAAACAGACCTACAGGGCATCAATCTAACCCTGGCAAATTTACAAGAGTCGCAGCTCGTATGGGCAAATCTCAGCAACGCCAGCCTTGGTCACGCCAACTTAACCCACGCTCAACTGCGACACGCCAATCTCAGCAACGCTAACTTACAGGGCGCAAAGCTTCAAGGGGCCAATTTCATAGGTGCCAATCTCACGGGTGCTAATTTGAGCTGGGCTGAGCTAAGAGGGGCAAACTTTACCGATGCTGACCTCACAGACGCCAACTTACTCAACGCAAACCTAGAGCGAGTCACAATGCCAGACGGCACCTATTTAGACTAG